A single Cupriavidus sp. D39 DNA region contains:
- a CDS encoding DUF2126 domain-containing protein, translating to MATHVALNHVTHYRYDRPVKLSPQVVRLRPAPHCRTPILSYSLRIEPEQHFVNWQQDPFANYLARLVIPEPTTEFKITVDLVVEMAVYNPFDFFLEPYAENFPFTYEPGLAYELAPYMVKGEPTPRFAAFVESIPRNKQTTSDFLVALNQRLQEDIRYLIRMEPGVQTPEQTLATGAGSCRDSGWLLVQTLRHLGLAARFVSGYLLQLAPDVKSIDGPSGTEVDFTDLHAWCEVYLPGAGWIGLDPTSGLLAGEGHIPVACTPEPGSAAPVSGAVDESEVTFHHEMSITRIYESPRVTKPYTEAQWQAVAAVGAEVDLQLNAQDVRLTMGGEPTFVAVKDRDGAEWNTDALGTTKRAYATELVHKLRARYGKGGFLHFGQGKWYPGEQLPRWALSICWRADGQPCWQDPSLFADEREPADYTEADARRFLDSLATRLGLNPGFVQAGYEDTWYYLWRERRLPVNVDPLEARLDDEMERMRLRRVFDGGLARPTGYVLPLRRTGEEDGPALAAHRWISGPWFFRDDRMYLLPGDSPMGYRLPLDALPWVSEADYPWQFDQDPFAARSPLPTGAQLRAQLPGLGAPGAEPGQAAEFRASTAAYPAPGSAAAARAGRLAGAKPGTGTIGGTVAPAALAADLARVPERGESAGWITRTALCVEVRHPSRAAGPKAEKAAAGDKRGMLYVFMPPLTVLEDYLELLAAVEATAAGLGVKIVLEGYPPPRDVRLKLLQVTPDPGVIEVNIHPAANWDELVDHTEFLYQAAHETYLSTEKFMLDGRHTGTGGGNHFVLGGATPADSPFLRRPDVLSSLIAYWHNHPSLSYLFSGMFIGPTSQAPRVDEARNDQLYELEIAFAELQHQLDRISGPEGGVGAHMPPWLVDRALRNILIDVTGNTHRSEFCIDKLYSPDGPTGRLGLLELRAFEMPPHARMSLVQQLLLRALVARFWREPYRGRLTRWGTELHDRFLLGTFVQMDFEDVLTEMREAGFAFDNAWFAPHFEFRFPRVGELAAGGLSLTLRTALEPWHVMGEEGSAGGTVRYVDSSLERIEVRVLGMNDSRHVVTVNGRAVPLQPTGRVGEFVAGVRYRAWAPPSALHPTIASHAPLTFDVVDTWMGRSIGGCQYHVSHPGGRSYETFPVNAYEAESRRLTRFFTLGHTPGVMRVEPPRRSLEFPFTLDLRQR from the coding sequence GTGGCAACACACGTCGCACTGAACCATGTCACCCACTACCGGTACGACCGGCCCGTGAAGCTTTCGCCGCAGGTGGTCAGGCTCCGTCCTGCCCCGCACTGCCGCACGCCGATCCTTTCGTATTCGCTGCGCATCGAGCCCGAGCAGCACTTCGTGAACTGGCAGCAGGACCCGTTCGCCAACTACCTCGCCCGGCTGGTGATCCCCGAGCCGACCACTGAGTTCAAGATCACCGTCGACCTGGTGGTCGAGATGGCGGTCTACAACCCCTTCGACTTCTTCCTCGAGCCCTACGCCGAGAATTTTCCTTTCACCTACGAGCCCGGCCTGGCGTACGAGCTGGCGCCCTACATGGTCAAGGGCGAGCCGACGCCGCGCTTTGCCGCCTTCGTGGAGAGCATTCCGCGCAACAAGCAGACCACGAGCGATTTCCTGGTGGCGCTAAACCAGCGCCTGCAAGAGGACATCCGCTACCTGATCCGCATGGAGCCGGGCGTGCAGACGCCAGAGCAGACTCTTGCGACCGGTGCAGGCTCCTGCCGGGATTCCGGCTGGCTGCTGGTGCAGACGCTGCGCCACCTGGGGCTGGCCGCGCGCTTCGTGTCCGGCTACCTGCTGCAACTGGCGCCCGACGTGAAATCCATCGACGGCCCCAGCGGCACCGAGGTGGACTTCACCGACCTGCATGCGTGGTGCGAGGTCTACCTGCCCGGCGCGGGCTGGATCGGGCTTGACCCTACCTCCGGCCTGCTGGCCGGCGAGGGCCATATCCCGGTGGCATGCACGCCCGAGCCGGGCAGCGCGGCGCCGGTCAGCGGCGCGGTCGACGAGAGCGAGGTGACCTTCCACCACGAGATGTCGATCACCCGCATCTATGAATCGCCGCGCGTGACCAAGCCCTATACCGAGGCGCAGTGGCAGGCGGTGGCGGCCGTGGGCGCCGAGGTCGACCTCCAGCTCAACGCGCAGGATGTGCGCCTGACCATGGGCGGCGAGCCGACCTTTGTCGCGGTCAAGGATCGCGATGGCGCGGAATGGAACACCGATGCGCTCGGCACCACCAAGCGCGCCTATGCCACCGAACTGGTGCATAAACTGCGCGCGCGCTACGGCAAGGGCGGCTTCCTGCACTTCGGCCAGGGCAAGTGGTACCCGGGCGAGCAATTGCCGCGCTGGGCCCTGTCGATCTGCTGGCGCGCCGATGGCCAGCCCTGCTGGCAGGACCCGTCGCTGTTCGCCGACGAGCGCGAGCCGGCCGACTATACCGAGGCCGACGCGCGGCGCTTCCTCGATAGCCTGGCCACCCGCCTCGGGCTGAACCCCGGCTTTGTGCAGGCGGGCTATGAGGACACCTGGTATTACCTCTGGCGCGAGCGCCGCCTGCCGGTCAACGTCGACCCGCTGGAAGCACGGCTCGACGACGAGATGGAGCGCATGCGCCTGCGCCGCGTGTTCGATGGCGGCCTGGCGCGGCCCACCGGCTACGTGCTGCCGCTGCGGCGCACCGGCGAGGAAGACGGCCCGGCGCTGGCCGCCCACCGCTGGATCAGCGGGCCGTGGTTCTTCCGCGACGACCGCATGTACCTGCTGCCCGGCGATTCGCCGATGGGCTACCGCCTGCCGCTGGACGCCCTGCCCTGGGTGAGCGAGGCGGACTACCCGTGGCAGTTCGACCAGGACCCGTTCGCGGCGCGCTCGCCGCTGCCCACCGGGGCCCAGTTGCGCGCGCAACTGCCGGGGCTTGGCGCCCCAGGCGCCGAGCCTGGCCAGGCGGCGGAGTTCCGCGCCAGCACCGCGGCCTACCCCGCGCCCGGCTCGGCAGCGGCTGCGCGTGCCGGCAGGCTTGCCGGGGCCAAGCCGGGGACAGGCACGATCGGCGGCACGGTCGCGCCCGCCGCCCTGGCGGCGGACCTGGCGCGGGTGCCTGAGCGCGGTGAATCCGCGGGCTGGATCACCCGCACGGCGCTGTGCGTGGAAGTGCGCCATCCCAGCCGTGCCGCGGGCCCCAAGGCCGAGAAAGCGGCAGCGGGCGACAAGCGCGGCATGCTCTATGTGTTCATGCCGCCGCTGACCGTGCTGGAGGACTACCTGGAGCTGCTGGCCGCGGTGGAAGCCACCGCCGCCGGGCTGGGCGTGAAGATTGTGCTCGAAGGCTACCCGCCGCCGCGCGACGTGCGCCTCAAGCTGCTGCAGGTCACGCCCGATCCGGGCGTGATCGAGGTCAACATCCATCCCGCCGCCAACTGGGACGAACTGGTCGACCACACGGAATTCCTCTACCAGGCCGCCCACGAAACCTATCTCAGCACCGAGAAGTTCATGCTCGACGGGCGGCACACCGGCACCGGCGGCGGCAACCACTTCGTGCTGGGCGGCGCCACGCCGGCCGACAGCCCCTTCCTGCGGCGCCCCGATGTGCTGTCCAGCCTGATTGCGTACTGGCACAACCATCCCTCGCTGTCCTACCTGTTCTCGGGCATGTTCATCGGCCCGACCAGCCAGGCGCCGCGCGTGGACGAGGCGCGCAACGACCAGCTCTACGAGCTCGAGATCGCCTTTGCCGAACTGCAGCACCAGCTCGACCGGATCTCCGGCCCGGAGGGAGGGGTTGGCGCGCACATGCCGCCCTGGCTGGTCGACCGCGCACTGCGCAATATCCTGATCGACGTCACCGGCAACACCCACCGCAGCGAGTTCTGCATCGACAAGCTCTACTCGCCCGACGGCCCCACCGGCCGCCTCGGCCTGCTGGAGCTGCGGGCGTTCGAGATGCCGCCGCATGCGCGCATGAGCCTGGTGCAGCAGTTGCTGCTGCGCGCGCTGGTGGCGCGCTTCTGGCGCGAGCCCTATCGCGGGCGGCTCACGCGCTGGGGCACGGAGCTGCATGACCGCTTCCTGCTAGGCACCTTCGTGCAGATGGATTTCGAGGACGTGCTCACCGAGATGCGCGAAGCCGGCTTTGCGTTTGACAACGCCTGGTTCGCGCCGCACTTCGAGTTCCGCTTCCCGCGCGTGGGCGAGCTCGCGGCCGGCGGCCTGTCGCTGACGCTGCGCACCGCGCTCGAGCCCTGGCATGTGATGGGCGAGGAGGGCAGTGCCGGCGGCACCGTGCGCTATGTGGATTCGTCGCTGGAACGCATCGAGGTGCGCGTGCTGGGCATGAACGACAGCCGCCACGTGGTTACCGTCAACGGCCGCGCGGTGCCGCTGCAGCCCACCGGGCGCGTCGGCGAGTTCGTGGCCGGGGTGCGCTACCGCGCGTGGGCGCCGCCGTCTGCGCTCCATCCCACCATTGCCTCCCATGCACCGCTGACTTTCGACGTTGTCGACACATGGATGGGGCGCAGCATCGGTGGATGCCAGTATCATGTTTCGCATCCGGGCGGGCGTAGCTATGAGACCTTCCCGGTCAATGCGTACGAGGCTGAGAGCCGGCGCCTGACACGCTTCTTCACACTTGGCCACACGCCGGGCGTGATGCGCGTGGAACCGCCCCGGCGCAGCCTCGAGTTTCCGTTCACGCTGGATTTGCGACAACGCTGA
- a CDS encoding circularly permuted type 2 ATP-grasp protein: MERGLQRLAGWRERIEQVPDLFTIQADLPLSHAPRWEGPHIGSRAAMLRVYAIADGRGGWQVMPGGFTRLAGKASRPYRCSSAAPALTPGCCRASRRSREARRCSSPWPARRPVRRPSRWRYPAVPPRTCSGPAATPSARKTTYACAAWCWVRSKAATTATTARST, from the coding sequence ATGGAGCGCGGCCTGCAGCGCCTGGCGGGCTGGCGCGAGCGCATCGAGCAGGTGCCGGATCTGTTCACCATCCAGGCCGACCTGCCGCTGTCGCACGCACCGCGCTGGGAAGGGCCGCATATCGGCTCGCGCGCCGCCATGCTGCGGGTCTATGCCATTGCCGACGGACGGGGTGGCTGGCAGGTGATGCCCGGCGGCTTTACCCGGCTCGCGGGGAAGGCCAGCCGGCCGTATCGATGCAGCTCGGCGGCTCCAGCACTGACACCTGGGTGTTGTCGAGCCAGCCGGCGCAGCCGGGAGGCGCGCCGCTGCAGTTCCCCATGGCCGGCGCGGCGCCCGGTCCGGCGGCCAAGCCGCTGGCGGTATCCAGCCGTGCCGCCGAGAACCTGTTCTGGGCCGGCCGCTACGCCGAGCGCGCGGAAAACAACGTACGCCTGTGCCGCCTGGTGCTGGGTTCGATCGAAAGCAGCGACGACCGCGACGACAGCGCGCTCGACGTGA
- a CDS encoding alpha-E domain-containing protein gives MLSRTADHLFWMARYTERAENTARMLDVNYQASMLPQSPEVAQQGWLAMLDVTELTPVFAAHHGAVVHEEVIDFMVRDLSHPASIMSCLRAARENARAVRGALTTPLWETINTTWLDVQQMVVDGILRHDPARFFEWVKFRSHLTRGVEAGTMLKDEAYCFMRLGTFLERADNTARILDVKFQATDLSQQQDDFYQWAAVLRSVSGLEMYRKVYRSVVTPERVAELLIVHPDMPRSLAASLREVISLLAQVRNARSVETERRAGKLHAELKFTRIEDIFSVGIHGWLSDFLRRIHELGGGVSRDFLMKGGRGRGGLQDQLQLQLQLQLQLQLQNQLQLQLT, from the coding sequence ATGCTAAGCCGCACCGCCGACCACCTGTTCTGGATGGCCCGCTACACCGAGCGCGCGGAGAACACCGCCCGCATGCTCGACGTCAACTACCAGGCCTCGATGCTGCCGCAATCGCCCGAGGTGGCGCAGCAGGGCTGGCTGGCGATGCTCGACGTGACGGAGCTCACGCCGGTATTCGCCGCGCATCACGGCGCGGTGGTGCACGAGGAAGTGATCGACTTCATGGTGCGCGACCTGAGCCACCCGGCGTCGATCATGTCCTGCCTGCGCGCCGCCCGCGAAAACGCCCGCGCCGTGCGCGGCGCACTCACCACGCCGCTGTGGGAAACCATCAACACCACCTGGCTCGATGTCCAGCAGATGGTCGTCGATGGCATCCTGCGCCACGATCCGGCGCGGTTCTTCGAGTGGGTCAAGTTCCGCTCCCACCTTACGCGTGGTGTGGAAGCCGGCACCATGCTCAAGGACGAAGCCTATTGCTTCATGCGGCTAGGCACCTTCCTGGAACGCGCCGACAACACCGCACGCATTCTCGACGTCAAGTTCCAGGCTACCGACCTTAGCCAGCAGCAAGACGACTTCTACCAGTGGGCCGCGGTACTGCGCTCCGTGTCGGGGCTGGAGATGTACCGCAAGGTCTATCGCTCGGTGGTCACGCCGGAGCGCGTGGCCGAGTTGCTGATCGTGCATCCGGATATGCCGCGCTCGCTCGCCGCCAGTTTGCGGGAGGTGATTTCGTTGCTGGCGCAGGTGAGGAATGCGCGGTCAGTGGAGACGGAGCGGCGTGCCGGCAAGCTGCATGCCGAGCTGAAATTCACTCGGATCGAGGATATTTTTTCGGTTGGGATTCATGGGTGGCTTAGCGATTTTCTGCGGAGGATCCATGAGCTTGGGGGTGGGGTTAGTCGGGATTTTTTGATGAAGGGGGGTAGGGGGAGGGGCGGGTTGCAAGATCAGCTGCAACTGCAACTGCAACTGCAACTGCAACTGCAACTGCAAAATCAGCTTCAACTTCAACTTACTTAA
- a CDS encoding reverse transcriptase domain-containing protein, translating to MTLSGRDHRTTAMREDSRVDAKSFEIPKRLIWEAWKRVAANQGGPGVDSESIEIFRNRLARNLYALWNRMSSGSYFPQPVKEVLIPKGSGFRPLGIPTITDRVAQMAVKLMVEPRIDAIFHASSFGYRPNKSAKQAVAQARRNCWRYDWVVDIDLKSFFDTIDHELLRRAVEKHVTEPWVRLYIRRWLDRSLTRRAS from the coding sequence ATGACCTTGTCCGGCAGAGACCATAGAACAACCGCGATGCGGGAGGATTCCAGGGTCGACGCCAAGTCGTTCGAGATACCCAAGCGGTTGATTTGGGAAGCCTGGAAGCGTGTGGCCGCCAATCAAGGCGGGCCGGGCGTGGACAGCGAAAGTATTGAAATCTTCCGAAATCGTTTGGCAAGGAATCTATACGCCCTGTGGAATCGAATGAGTTCGGGGAGTTATTTTCCCCAGCCGGTCAAAGAGGTGCTGATTCCGAAGGGGAGCGGGTTTCGTCCTCTCGGGATACCGACCATCACTGACCGAGTGGCGCAGATGGCGGTCAAGTTAATGGTGGAGCCGAGAATCGATGCGATATTCCATGCATCATCGTTCGGTTATCGGCCGAACAAATCGGCGAAGCAAGCTGTGGCGCAAGCGAGAAGGAACTGTTGGCGCTACGATTGGGTAGTCGATATTGACTTGAAATCCTTCTTTGACACCATCGACCACGAGCTTCTCAGGCGTGCGGTAGAAAAGCATGTCACGGAGCCATGGGTACGACTCTACATTAGACGCTGGCTAGACCGAAGTTTGACTCGGAGAGCAAGCTAA
- a CDS encoding IS1634 family transposase — protein sequence MYIETVPNRKSPPAILLREGYREGGKVVKRTLANLSHWDPQLIEHLRILLKGGIAVASTQALMSIERSLPHGHVAAVLGIARRCGLAKLLDPAPAPVRSLVLALVVARVLAPGSKLATWRMLQPECATHSLSQVLGLGAFEVERLYAALDWLGEAQPRIERSLARQHLSDGVLVLYDLTSTWVTGRHCALARYGYSRDGKRDDPQIVFGLLCAADGCPVAVEVFAGNTADPATLAAQISKLKERFGLSQVVWVGDRGMITAARIEQVLRPAGMSWITALRSPQIAELIEERGPWQPSLFDERGLIALDSARYPGERLLVCRNPALAEERARKRAELLAATEVELAAIAQATERTRNRLRGQDKIGLRVGRVIERYRMAKHFELVITETSFTFTRKQEQIDAETALDGLYVLRTNVPSERLSDTQTVLAYKSLAQVERAFRSMKTVDLQVRPIYHFSESRVRAHVFLCMLAYYVEWHLRQALKPLLHDDEDLATLRDQRANPVMPTPRSEAADVKAARHRTDDDLPVHSLQTLLQDLATLTYNITSTSVNPQTKIVITTRPTPLQRKAFALLGIDPGCSQ from the coding sequence ATGTATATCGAGACCGTCCCCAATCGCAAATCCCCGCCCGCGATCCTTCTGCGTGAGGGCTATCGTGAGGGCGGCAAGGTCGTCAAACGCACCCTCGCCAATCTGTCGCACTGGGATCCGCAACTCATCGAACACTTGCGCATCTTGCTCAAGGGCGGCATCGCCGTTGCGTCAACCCAGGCGCTGATGAGCATCGAGCGGTCGCTGCCGCATGGCCATGTGGCCGCCGTGCTGGGCATCGCCCGGCGCTGCGGCCTGGCCAAGCTGCTTGACCCGGCACCCGCCCCGGTGCGCTCACTGGTGCTGGCCTTGGTGGTGGCGCGCGTGTTGGCGCCGGGCTCCAAGCTCGCCACCTGGCGCATGTTGCAGCCGGAGTGTGCAACCCATTCGCTGTCGCAGGTGCTGGGACTTGGCGCGTTCGAGGTCGAGCGGCTCTACGCCGCGCTGGACTGGCTCGGCGAAGCGCAGCCGCGCATTGAACGCAGCCTCGCCCGCCAGCATCTGAGTGACGGCGTGCTGGTGCTCTATGACCTCACCTCGACATGGGTCACCGGCCGGCACTGCGCGCTTGCCCGCTACGGCTATTCGCGCGACGGCAAGCGCGATGACCCGCAGATCGTGTTTGGCTTGCTGTGCGCCGCCGACGGGTGTCCGGTGGCGGTCGAGGTGTTTGCCGGCAACACCGCCGATCCGGCCACGCTAGCGGCGCAGATTAGCAAGCTCAAGGAGCGCTTTGGCCTGTCTCAGGTGGTGTGGGTGGGCGATCGCGGCATGATTACCGCAGCGCGAATCGAGCAGGTGCTGCGCCCGGCCGGCATGAGCTGGATCACCGCGCTGCGCTCGCCGCAGATCGCCGAGTTGATCGAGGAGCGCGGCCCTTGGCAGCCCTCGCTGTTCGACGAGCGCGGCCTGATCGCATTGGACAGCGCGCGCTATCCGGGCGAGCGGCTGCTGGTCTGCCGCAACCCGGCGTTGGCCGAGGAGCGCGCCAGAAAGCGCGCCGAGCTGCTGGCGGCCACCGAAGTGGAGCTGGCCGCGATCGCGCAGGCCACCGAGCGCACCCGCAATCGCCTGCGCGGCCAAGACAAGATTGGCTTGCGCGTGGGTCGTGTGATCGAGCGCTATCGGATGGCCAAGCACTTTGAGCTGGTCATCACCGAGACGAGCTTTACGTTCACCCGCAAGCAAGAGCAAATCGATGCCGAGACGGCTCTCGATGGACTCTACGTACTGCGGACCAATGTGCCGAGTGAACGGCTATCCGACACCCAGACGGTCCTGGCCTACAAGAGCCTGGCACAGGTCGAGCGCGCCTTCCGCTCGATGAAGACGGTCGATCTGCAGGTGCGTCCGATCTATCACTTCAGCGAGTCGCGCGTGCGCGCGCACGTGTTTCTATGCATGCTGGCCTACTACGTCGAGTGGCATCTGCGCCAAGCGCTTAAGCCGCTGCTCCATGACGATGAGGACCTGGCAACGCTGCGTGATCAGCGTGCCAATCCGGTCATGCCAACGCCGCGCTCGGAGGCGGCCGACGTCAAAGCCGCGCGCCACCGGACCGACGACGACTTGCCCGTGCATAGCCTGCAGACGCTGCTGCAGGACCTCGCCACGTTGACCTATAACATCACCTCGACCTCGGTCAACCCACAGACCAAGATCGTCATCACGACCCGTCCCACGCCGTTGCAGCGCAAAGCCTTTGCGCTGCTCGGCATCGACCCCGGCTGTTCCCAGTAG
- a CDS encoding recombinase family protein: protein MSKAAMVALYARVSSEQQNKRGTIESQIAALKERISADGAQIVDDMCFVDAGVSGATLIRPQLERLRDCAALGTIDQLYILSPDRLARKYAHQALLMEEFSACGVQVVFLNHAIGTTPEESLLLQMQGMIAEYERAKIAERHRRGKLHGAKRGSVNVLSGAPYGYRYIRRQLDGTPARYVIELPQAATVRAIFQWVGMDRLSIGDVVRRLAESGTVTASGKPYWDRSVVWGILRNPAYMGRAAFGKTQSRDHLQVRVRAQRHSADVPRKPYSTTRTEPQDWIEIPVPAIVSEGLFQAAQEQLAENRKLARQRRESAPLRLLQGLTVCGECHYAYYAKKVSKVAAKGHQRDYAYYRCVGTDAYRFGGHRICDNLQVRTDRLDELVWQQVVELLSHPERLKSEYERRLDMMERNEKSAFDTSNLEKQRLQLEKGKSRLIDSYADGILDKSDFEPKMQQLRNRLEQIDQQILESRQQGAVQSELFLVINRIEEFAGAVTEKLDTIDLETKRRIVLGLVKRVEIHKDEIVVVFRVDPQPGAFDSENSNDSDDGVKSMQRCKRRTHPALRSASIPSSQFPGLLLHRAL from the coding sequence ATGAGCAAAGCTGCGATGGTTGCACTCTACGCGCGGGTATCCTCCGAACAGCAAAACAAACGCGGCACCATTGAAAGCCAGATCGCTGCACTGAAGGAGCGTATTTCAGCTGACGGCGCGCAGATCGTCGACGACATGTGTTTCGTTGACGCTGGCGTGAGCGGTGCGACGCTGATCAGGCCTCAATTGGAGCGCCTCAGGGACTGTGCCGCGCTCGGTACGATCGATCAGCTGTACATCCTGTCACCGGACCGGCTGGCGCGCAAATATGCGCACCAGGCGCTGCTGATGGAAGAGTTCTCCGCCTGCGGTGTCCAGGTGGTCTTCCTCAATCACGCGATCGGTACGACGCCGGAAGAGTCGCTGCTATTGCAGATGCAGGGCATGATCGCAGAATACGAACGGGCGAAGATCGCCGAGCGTCACCGTCGTGGCAAGCTTCACGGCGCAAAACGCGGCAGTGTCAATGTCCTGTCCGGGGCGCCCTACGGCTACCGCTACATTCGCCGGCAACTCGACGGAACGCCGGCCCGGTACGTTATCGAACTGCCCCAGGCTGCAACGGTCCGGGCGATCTTCCAGTGGGTGGGGATGGACCGCCTGAGCATAGGGGATGTGGTACGCCGCCTTGCCGAGTCGGGTACCGTGACAGCGTCGGGCAAGCCATACTGGGACCGTAGTGTGGTGTGGGGCATATTGCGCAATCCTGCGTACATGGGGCGAGCTGCGTTCGGCAAGACGCAGTCGCGCGATCACCTGCAGGTACGCGTGCGCGCCCAGCGCCACAGTGCTGACGTGCCCAGAAAGCCGTACTCGACAACACGAACCGAACCGCAGGACTGGATCGAGATTCCGGTGCCGGCCATCGTGAGCGAGGGGCTGTTCCAGGCGGCTCAGGAACAGCTTGCCGAGAACCGCAAGCTGGCGCGCCAGAGGCGCGAGAGTGCACCGCTACGCCTGCTGCAAGGGTTGACGGTATGCGGCGAGTGCCATTACGCCTATTACGCCAAGAAGGTGAGCAAGGTTGCAGCTAAGGGGCATCAGCGGGACTACGCCTATTACCGCTGTGTTGGGACTGATGCCTACCGTTTCGGTGGCCACCGCATCTGTGACAATCTGCAGGTACGAACAGACAGGCTCGATGAGCTGGTATGGCAGCAGGTTGTGGAATTGCTCAGTCATCCAGAACGCTTGAAGAGCGAATATGAGCGTCGACTGGATATGATGGAGCGCAACGAGAAGAGTGCCTTCGACACAAGCAACCTTGAAAAGCAGCGGCTGCAGCTGGAGAAGGGAAAGTCCCGGCTGATCGATAGCTATGCGGACGGCATCCTCGATAAGTCCGACTTCGAACCGAAGATGCAGCAGTTGAGGAATCGGCTTGAGCAGATTGACCAGCAGATCCTTGAATCCAGGCAGCAAGGCGCGGTGCAAAGCGAGCTGTTTCTGGTCATCAATCGGATCGAGGAATTTGCAGGCGCCGTCACCGAAAAACTGGACACGATTGATCTTGAGACAAAGCGCAGGATCGTATTGGGTCTGGTCAAGCGCGTCGAAATCCACAAGGATGAAATCGTCGTTGTGTTCAGGGTTGACCCACAGCCTGGGGCTTTTGACAGCGAAAACTCGAATGATTCAGACGACGGAGTGAAAAGTATGCAACGTTGTAAGCGGCGTACTCACCCCGCCTTGCGGAGTGCCTCTATCCCGAGCAGCCAATTCCCCGGTTTGCTTCTGCACCGGGCTCTCTAG
- a CDS encoding reverse transcriptase domain-containing protein, with product MDVSTASGPGRQTLPRNAQAQFYPAVCSIVGGVISPLLANLFLHYAFDRWVQTEHPEVPFERYADDVVCHCRTKHQAEQFLSALRERLTDCGLSLHPEKTRLVYCKDGRRREDHIHTKFDFLGFSFHARTVQDRAGNLFNGFGPAVSQKALTRMSQAIRSMSLNRSTSMTLRELAQRINPMVRGWVNYYGAFYPERLKQFLIRIDLRLGRWARNKYKRLRGHKRGSWAWLKRCRESLPQLFAHWDFCFEERRTRRAV from the coding sequence ATTGACGTCAGCACAGCTTCTGGACCAGGGCGCCAGACACTCCCTCGAAATGCGCAGGCCCAATTTTATCCGGCAGTTTGCTCTATTGTTGGTGGCGTTATCAGTCCATTGTTGGCTAACCTCTTTCTTCACTATGCGTTTGATCGATGGGTCCAGACCGAGCATCCGGAGGTGCCGTTTGAACGGTATGCCGACGATGTGGTTTGTCATTGCAGGACGAAGCATCAGGCGGAACAGTTCTTGTCTGCCTTGAGGGAACGGCTTACCGATTGTGGGCTTTCGCTACACCCGGAAAAGACGCGCTTGGTTTACTGCAAAGATGGACGACGTCGAGAGGACCATATCCATACAAAGTTCGACTTCCTTGGATTCAGCTTTCACGCTCGGACGGTACAGGACCGAGCGGGAAATTTGTTCAACGGATTCGGACCTGCGGTAAGTCAAAAGGCACTAACGCGCATGTCTCAGGCCATCCGAAGCATGAGTCTCAATCGAAGTACCTCAATGACGCTGCGCGAACTGGCGCAGCGCATAAACCCAATGGTACGGGGATGGGTGAATTACTACGGTGCTTTCTATCCAGAGCGGCTGAAACAGTTCTTGATCAGAATAGACTTACGGCTTGGCAGGTGGGCGCGAAATAAGTACAAGCGGTTGAGAGGACATAAACGAGGATCTTGGGCGTGGCTCAAACGATGTCGGGAAAGTCTTCCTCAGCTGTTCGCGCACTGGGATTTCTGTTTCGAAGAACGGCGGACAAGAAGAGCCGTATGA